One window of the Nitrospira sp. genome contains the following:
- a CDS encoding PqqD family protein, with product MPDTLRDFSTYTAVSHLDPTMLHQVVLMKNHDVQSTNMDDETVLLDLSTGRYYTLNRLGSLIWDLCTGNQTIGDIHTAICDRFDVVPERALDDLVTLVNQLTQEGLLQQERR from the coding sequence ATGCCGGACACGCTGCGGGACTTTTCAACTTATACCGCGGTCTCCCACCTTGATCCCACAATGCTGCACCAGGTTGTTCTGATGAAAAATCACGATGTGCAGTCCACCAACATGGACGATGAGACGGTACTCTTGGATCTCAGTACTGGCCGCTACTATACCCTTAACCGGTTAGGGAGCCTGATTTGGGACCTCTGTACCGGTAACCAGACTATCGGCGACATTCATACTGCCATCTGTGACCGTTTTGACGTCGTTCCTGAGCGAGCCCTTGACGACCTCGTCACCCTGGTCAATCAGCTGACTCAGGAGGGGCTACTTCAACAAGAAAGGAGGTGA
- a CDS encoding nucleotidyltransferase family protein, which translates to MPSDSNTRQIPLGLEAELLVWCARIGMPQDLTARIRRRVQESVDWPALLELAEYHGVEPLLYASLSKVASDLVPAEFLIRLRQKVQVGGLLNRYLAQELSKLCDEFALRGVPVIPIKGATLATVAYGDLSLRDFTDLDLLVPESSVGEARAFLTKIGYERRDMVDAQSAEHDDGPHQVFVKRRTLYRVDLQWVMSHPHFTFRLDRPEFWARRVSVAFENRTVPGLAPEDLLIVLCVHGSKHAWEHLKWVCDVAELLRTHPNLDWTSVLSSSSAWGCQRLVMMGLSIAHRLLDAPLPDVVLARIQREVEIEVLSQRMPATLLKDGGEGVWEEQSAALYFSLKDSWWERWCFGLRLCRLQSPVVMNPPTWFRWRNSLLRLARLIQPMHRKMKRFLSPRIRGTLNRWVPHSA; encoded by the coding sequence ATGCCAAGCGACTCCAATACGAGGCAGATTCCGTTGGGCTTGGAAGCGGAACTGCTTGTCTGGTGCGCACGGATAGGAATGCCCCAAGATCTCACGGCGCGAATTCGTCGAAGAGTTCAGGAATCAGTCGACTGGCCGGCCCTCCTTGAGTTGGCCGAATACCATGGTGTGGAGCCATTATTGTATGCAAGTCTCTCCAAGGTCGCGTCTGATCTTGTCCCTGCCGAATTCTTAATCCGATTGCGGCAGAAGGTCCAAGTTGGGGGCCTGCTGAATCGGTATCTGGCACAGGAGCTTAGCAAGTTGTGCGACGAATTTGCCCTACGGGGAGTCCCCGTTATCCCGATCAAAGGAGCCACCCTCGCGACGGTGGCTTATGGTGATCTTAGTCTTCGTGACTTTACCGATCTTGATTTGCTTGTTCCAGAATCATCCGTTGGGGAGGCTCGGGCGTTTCTCACGAAGATTGGCTACGAGCGTAGAGATATGGTTGATGCGCAAAGTGCCGAACACGATGATGGTCCGCATCAGGTATTTGTAAAAAGACGAACGCTCTATCGGGTCGACCTTCAATGGGTGATGTCTCATCCTCATTTCACATTCAGATTAGATCGCCCAGAGTTCTGGGCTCGACGGGTTTCAGTAGCCTTTGAGAATCGGACGGTCCCTGGATTGGCACCGGAAGATTTACTTATCGTGCTCTGTGTACATGGGTCGAAACATGCATGGGAGCACCTGAAATGGGTCTGTGATGTGGCGGAACTCCTTCGCACTCATCCGAACCTGGACTGGACCTCTGTCCTGTCCAGTTCATCAGCATGGGGATGCCAGCGGTTGGTCATGATGGGTCTGTCGATTGCTCATCGACTCCTGGATGCCCCTCTTCCTGACGTGGTTCTGGCACGGATTCAAAGGGAGGTAGAGATAGAGGTCCTTTCACAGCGTATGCCAGCCACGTTACTGAAAGATGGTGGGGAAGGAGTTTGGGAAGAGCAGTCGGCTGCCCTCTACTTTTCGTTGAAAGATTCATGGTGGGAGCGCTGGTGCTTTGGTCTTCGACTGTGTCGGCTTCAGAGCCCTGTGGTCATGAATCCTCCGACTTGGTTTCGCTGGCGCAACTCCTTGTTACGTCTTGCACGTCTCATTCAACCGATGCATCGAAAGATGAAGCGGTTCCTTTCTCCAAGAATCCGAGGGACTCTCAATCGATGGGTGCCTCATAGTGCCTAG
- a CDS encoding lasso peptide biosynthesis B2 protein gives MVQVDKYRSVLQTGLLVLWVRLLLRLTSLPVVLNQLSRGSRMGSPDDAEMKKMAYYVDRWLRLFPYNQEGNCFPRSLALYRLARRRGFPVRFHCGVKKGVSGLEGHAWLTLESKTVYEPGAFWRDFTVTFSYPPDSVTHSEVLGLGVQACNRWAHKQEC, from the coding sequence ATGGTACAGGTGGACAAATATCGCAGTGTGCTCCAGACCGGCCTGTTGGTTCTATGGGTTCGGCTTCTTTTGCGTCTGACAAGTTTGCCAGTCGTGCTCAATCAATTGAGTCGTGGTTCAAGGATGGGTAGTCCTGACGATGCCGAGATGAAGAAGATGGCGTACTACGTAGATCGGTGGCTCCGGCTATTCCCGTACAATCAAGAAGGGAATTGCTTCCCCCGATCCTTGGCGCTGTATCGGTTAGCTCGACGTCGGGGATTTCCGGTACGGTTTCATTGTGGAGTCAAAAAAGGTGTTTCTGGTCTGGAAGGCCATGCTTGGCTGACACTTGAATCAAAGACGGTTTATGAACCGGGCGCGTTCTGGCGAGATTTCACGGTCACTTTTTCCTATCCGCCTGACTCAGTCACACACTCGGAGGTCTTGGGTCTCGGAGTGCAAGCTTGCAACCGATGGGCTCATAAACAGGAGTGTTAG
- a CDS encoding ABC transporter ATP-binding protein has translation MTTMLNRIGPFLQTVGRALSFVWQSSPSLATASVVVRVIQGLLPLVALYLTKLLIDAVTEGLKTTWDDASLTHILAILGGVTGVALISALLTAVAGLVSKIQSEVVTDHMYAILQTKSVEVDLEYYENARYQDTLHLAQQEAPYRPTAILNALLQMGQNTISLLTMAVLLWWMHWGVIPILILTAIPYFLAKLRQSNQLYVWERERAPLDRKAWYVNMLLTQAGAAKEVRLFDLGRRLQQWFADARLVLRQERIALERRWMFSGLVAQIIGVAGAFGVCSVLVVRTIDGLLTIGDLVICLQAVQRASGFLEGLGQSVSSLYESNLFLATLGEFLGLQSRLRTSACPKAFPRPITEGVVFEHVSFQYPHEERVAIRDFTFSIKPGERVAFVGANGAGKTTLVKLLCRLYDPSGGRILIDGTDLCHYDITDVRGAVSGIFQDFVKFQLSAKDNIALGVRASGVDPFAIVQAAKQAGVHETIERLPKGYESLLGKLFDGGHELSIGEWQKVALARAILRDSQILILDEPTSAMDAKAEAELFERFHELAQGRTAILISHRLSTVKMADRIFVVDHGQIVEQGTHDELMAQQGLYNNLFLTQAQHYQYQ, from the coding sequence ATGACTACGATGCTGAATCGTATCGGGCCTTTCTTGCAGACGGTCGGGCGGGCACTATCGTTCGTGTGGCAGAGCAGTCCAAGTTTGGCTACCGCGAGTGTCGTGGTACGCGTCATTCAGGGGCTCCTTCCACTCGTGGCGTTGTATTTGACGAAGCTTTTGATCGATGCCGTGACTGAAGGACTGAAGACGACTTGGGATGATGCTTCGTTGACCCACATCCTTGCGATTCTCGGCGGTGTAACCGGTGTGGCGTTGATTAGTGCTCTCCTCACCGCTGTCGCTGGGCTGGTTTCAAAAATACAATCAGAAGTCGTCACTGATCATATGTACGCAATCCTTCAAACTAAGTCGGTTGAAGTCGACCTGGAGTATTATGAGAATGCACGCTATCAAGATACCTTACATCTGGCACAGCAAGAAGCGCCTTATCGACCGACCGCCATTCTCAATGCGCTACTCCAGATGGGGCAAAACACCATTTCCTTGCTTACAATGGCGGTCCTACTGTGGTGGATGCATTGGGGTGTGATCCCAATCCTGATCCTGACGGCCATTCCCTATTTCCTTGCTAAGCTAAGACAGTCCAATCAACTCTATGTGTGGGAACGAGAGCGGGCACCGCTTGACCGAAAGGCTTGGTACGTCAATATGCTGCTGACCCAAGCCGGTGCGGCAAAGGAGGTTCGGCTATTCGATCTCGGACGTCGCTTGCAGCAGTGGTTTGCTGACGCACGATTGGTATTGCGTCAAGAACGAATCGCGTTAGAACGACGATGGATGTTCTCAGGACTTGTCGCACAGATCATCGGTGTCGCCGGGGCTTTCGGGGTCTGTAGTGTGCTGGTCGTGAGAACCATTGACGGACTATTGACCATAGGTGACCTCGTCATCTGTCTCCAAGCCGTACAACGGGCTTCAGGATTCCTCGAAGGCCTTGGGCAGAGCGTGTCCAGCTTATATGAAAGCAATCTTTTTCTCGCCACGCTGGGCGAGTTTTTGGGGCTGCAATCGCGATTGAGAACGTCAGCATGTCCCAAAGCGTTTCCTCGCCCAATTACCGAAGGGGTGGTGTTCGAGCACGTGTCGTTCCAATACCCACATGAAGAACGCGTGGCGATTCGAGACTTCACCTTTTCGATCAAACCCGGCGAGCGTGTCGCATTTGTTGGAGCGAATGGTGCGGGAAAGACGACACTGGTGAAGCTCTTATGTCGTCTGTACGATCCATCAGGAGGGCGTATCCTGATTGATGGAACGGATCTTTGTCACTATGATATCACTGATGTGCGAGGTGCGGTCAGCGGAATCTTTCAGGACTTTGTGAAGTTTCAGTTGTCCGCGAAAGACAATATCGCACTAGGTGTCAGGGCTTCTGGGGTTGACCCGTTCGCTATCGTTCAGGCAGCGAAACAGGCTGGAGTTCATGAAACCATTGAACGATTACCGAAGGGGTATGAGTCATTACTCGGCAAGCTCTTCGATGGGGGACATGAGCTGAGCATCGGTGAATGGCAAAAAGTAGCTCTCGCTAGGGCAATCCTGCGAGATTCACAAATTCTTATTCTCGATGAGCCCACCAGCGCGATGGATGCCAAAGCAGAAGCAGAACTGTTCGAACGGTTTCATGAACTTGCTCAGGGACGGACGGCGATCTTAATCAGCCATCGGTTGTCGACGGTCAAGATGGCGGACCGAATCTTCGTGGTAGATCATGGGCAAATTGTGGAACAAGGGACACATGACGAATTGATGGCACAGCAAGGCCTCTACAATAACCTCTTTCTCACTCAAGCTCAGCACTACCAGTACCAATGA
- a CDS encoding PD40 domain-containing protein, which produces MHWTGLSKDGKSLIITSTRPDMGS; this is translated from the coding sequence ATGCACTGGACTGGCCTCTCAAAGGACGGGAAGAGCCTCATTATCACTAGTACACGCCCGGACATGGGGTCTTGA
- a CDS encoding group II truncated hemoglobin codes for MSINEREDSVHSTPYHAAGELAGITRLVDEFYANMDSLPEAKGIRNMHPPDLTESRKKLTYFLCGWLGGPRLFQQHYGPISIPGAHKRFPIGYEERDAWLLCMQRALAVQPYSNELKDYLLAALSVPAERVRQVNAGEI; via the coding sequence ATGTCCATCAATGAACGAGAAGACAGTGTCCACAGCACTCCGTATCACGCAGCTGGTGAGCTGGCCGGAATCACTCGCCTGGTCGATGAGTTTTACGCCAACATGGATAGCTTGCCGGAAGCCAAAGGCATCCGGAACATGCACCCACCTGACCTCACAGAATCACGCAAGAAATTGACGTACTTTCTCTGTGGCTGGCTGGGGGGGCCAAGGCTTTTTCAGCAGCACTACGGGCCGATCAGCATTCCCGGAGCGCATAAACGGTTCCCAATCGGATATGAGGAGCGTGATGCCTGGCTTCTTTGTATGCAACGGGCCCTTGCCGTCCAACCGTACAGCAACGAATTGAAAGATTACCTCTTGGCTGCTCTCAGCGTCCCCGCCGAGCGCGTTCGACAAGTGAATGCTGGAGAGATCTAG
- a CDS encoding aminomethyltransferase family protein, whose amino-acid sequence MKYSRLHQQHTQLGATFEEVTGWEMPIHYGDVAAEHRAVRHAVGIADLSHRGKLRVIGEDRVKWLQSIISNDILPLHPGQGRYSSLLTHKGKMLTYFRLYIQADAVMLEDVGEIGQTSFQTLRKFLLYGTKAKMEDCAETWGLLLISGPKAAQVIQSAFGVDVIDMRPVDFVTAQIGGHQALVLRTEETGEIDIEILLPADSLMTAWTTAMEAGAKFGVRAIGTQAREALRMEAGLPKAGPDLNEEIVPPEANLENKAFSLNKGCYPGQEVVARMDTYGTVRRKLVGLVLDDSVMPPHGAKLYSGDREVGWVSSAVHSLQVNKTIAFGFPLRDFSSAGTKLSVECGGSKHPATIHSLPFYTRQ is encoded by the coding sequence ATGAAATACTCACGCCTTCACCAACAACATACCCAACTTGGTGCGACCTTTGAAGAGGTCACTGGCTGGGAGATGCCCATACACTATGGGGACGTAGCTGCAGAACATCGTGCCGTCCGCCACGCAGTGGGGATAGCCGACCTCTCTCATCGTGGCAAGCTCCGTGTCATAGGTGAGGATCGGGTGAAGTGGCTCCAGAGCATTATCAGTAACGACATTCTTCCACTACACCCAGGACAAGGCCGCTACTCCAGCTTGTTAACCCACAAAGGCAAGATGCTGACGTACTTCCGCCTCTACATACAGGCAGACGCCGTGATGCTGGAGGATGTCGGAGAAATCGGTCAAACCTCGTTCCAAACATTACGCAAGTTCCTGCTCTACGGTACCAAGGCCAAGATGGAAGACTGCGCCGAAACGTGGGGGCTCTTGTTGATCAGTGGACCGAAAGCTGCTCAGGTCATTCAGTCCGCATTTGGTGTAGATGTCATAGACATGAGGCCAGTCGATTTTGTCACAGCACAAATCGGCGGACATCAAGCCTTGGTACTACGGACCGAAGAAACGGGAGAAATCGATATCGAAATACTGCTTCCTGCTGACAGCTTGATGACCGCATGGACCACTGCCATGGAAGCCGGGGCCAAGTTTGGAGTCAGGGCCATCGGAACCCAGGCTCGAGAAGCCTTGCGCATGGAAGCCGGTCTCCCGAAGGCTGGACCTGATCTGAACGAGGAGATCGTTCCGCCCGAGGCCAACCTTGAAAACAAAGCGTTCAGCCTCAACAAAGGGTGCTATCCAGGGCAAGAAGTTGTCGCGCGCATGGATACCTATGGCACTGTACGCCGCAAACTCGTGGGGCTTGTCTTGGATGATTCCGTCATGCCGCCCCATGGAGCCAAACTCTACAGCGGCGATCGTGAAGTCGGCTGGGTCAGCAGCGCCGTCCATTCTCTTCAGGTCAACAAGACCATCGCGTTTGGATTTCCGCTGCGGGACTTCAGCTCAGCAGGAACAAAACTCAGCGTGGAGTGCGGGGGTAGCAAGCACCCGGCAACCATCCATTCTCTGCCTTTTTACACCAGGCAGTAA
- a CDS encoding histidine kinase translates to MSQANQSTILVAVTDLFFYTKVRDALRQPDYQLEKARAQQDIIDKALALSPGAIIFNMNDLTLNAFLALEQLKTDPRLTGIPTLAFANHEEVETWHRAKALGVTKIVSRNEFSARTRELVKEVMNNHIITSESL, encoded by the coding sequence ATGAGCCAAGCAAACCAGAGTACCATTCTTGTCGCCGTAACTGATCTCTTCTTCTATACCAAAGTCCGGGACGCGTTGCGTCAACCGGACTATCAGCTTGAAAAAGCTCGTGCGCAACAGGACATTATCGATAAGGCCCTTGCGTTGAGCCCTGGTGCCATCATCTTCAATATGAACGACTTGACCCTCAATGCCTTTCTCGCATTAGAACAGCTCAAGACGGATCCACGGCTCACAGGCATTCCAACACTGGCATTTGCCAATCACGAAGAAGTCGAAACCTGGCACCGTGCTAAGGCGCTCGGTGTGACGAAGATCGTCTCCCGCAATGAGTTTTCTGCTCGGACAAGAGAACTGGTAAAAGAAGTCATGAACAACCATATCATCACGTCGGAAAGTCTTTGA